A single region of the Desulfobacterales bacterium genome encodes:
- the hslU gene encoding ATP-dependent protease ATPase subunit HslU — protein MNSLTPKEIVRELDKYIIGQDQAKRSVAVALRNRWRRQQVQPPLRDEIAPKNIIMIGPTGVGKTEIARRLAALAQSPFLKIEASKFTEIGYVGRDVESMIRDLTELAVNMVKKEEREAVEQQAKELAEERMLDLLLPPSSPPGSSMFTRPGETPALKPDAVPGPDATRERFRTMLRQGKLDEREVEMDVAAASPSPMVEVFSNAGTGMEDIESNLRDAFSRIFPQKSKTRKVKVPEAMKLLAMEEAEKLIDRDRVISLAIQRTEQSGIIFLDEIDKIASPEGGGHGPEVSREGVQRDLLPIVEGATVGTKYGMVRTDHILFIASGAFHLCKPSDLVPELQGRFPIRVELNGLGEDEFYRILTEPRNALIKQYVALMATENIALRFSDETIREMARLAAEVNRNTEDIGARRLHTIMERVLEKLSFDASDLEEETFAVTAGYVREQVADIARDEDLSRFVL, from the coding sequence ATGAATTCATTGACCCCGAAAGAGATTGTCCGGGAACTGGATAAGTATATCATCGGCCAGGATCAGGCCAAGCGGTCAGTGGCCGTGGCCCTGCGCAACCGCTGGCGGCGACAGCAGGTCCAGCCCCCGTTGCGGGACGAGATAGCCCCTAAAAATATCATCATGATCGGCCCCACCGGGGTGGGAAAGACCGAGATCGCCCGGCGGTTGGCCGCCCTGGCCCAGTCGCCGTTTTTAAAGATCGAGGCGAGCAAATTCACCGAGATCGGCTATGTGGGCCGGGACGTGGAGTCGATGATCCGCGATTTGACCGAACTGGCGGTAAACATGGTGAAAAAGGAGGAACGGGAGGCGGTTGAGCAGCAGGCCAAGGAACTGGCCGAGGAACGGATGCTTGATCTGCTTCTGCCGCCTTCGTCGCCGCCGGGGAGCAGCATGTTTACCCGCCCCGGAGAGACGCCCGCCTTGAAACCGGATGCCGTCCCCGGCCCGGATGCAACCCGGGAACGCTTCCGGACCATGCTCCGGCAGGGCAAGCTGGATGAGCGTGAAGTGGAAATGGATGTGGCCGCGGCCTCACCTTCGCCCATGGTGGAGGTGTTTTCCAATGCCGGAACCGGGATGGAGGATATAGAGTCCAATCTCCGGGACGCCTTCAGCCGGATTTTCCCCCAGAAGAGCAAGACCCGCAAGGTCAAGGTGCCCGAGGCGATGAAGCTGCTGGCCATGGAAGAGGCGGAAAAACTCATTGACCGGGACCGGGTGATCTCCCTGGCCATCCAGCGTACCGAACAGTCAGGGATTATTTTTCTGGACGAGATCGACAAAATCGCCTCGCCGGAAGGGGGCGGGCACGGTCCCGAGGTCTCCCGGGAAGGGGTGCAGCGCGACCTTCTTCCCATTGTCGAGGGCGCTACCGTGGGTACCAAGTACGGCATGGTCCGGACCGACCATATCCTGTTCATTGCCAGCGGCGCCTTTCATCTCTGCAAACCATCGGACCTTGTCCCGGAACTGCAGGGCCGTTTTCCGATCCGGGTGGAACTGAACGGTCTGGGCGAAGATGAGTTCTACAGGATTCTTACCGAGCCGCGGAACGCCCTGATCAAACAGTATGTGGCCTTGATGGCCACTGAAAATATTGCCTTGCGGTTCAGTGACGAGACCATCCGGGAGATGGCCCGCCTGGCGGCCGAGGTGAATCGCAATACCGAGGACATCGGTGCCCGCCGGCTGCATACGATCATGGAGCGGGTCCTGGAGAAGCTCTCCTTTGACGCCTCGGACCTGGAAGAGGAAACCTTTGCGGTCACGGCCGGGTATGTGCGGGAACAAGTGGCGGATATTGCCAGGGACGAGGATCTGAGCCGATTCGTGTTGTAA
- a CDS encoding FAD-dependent oxidoreductase, which produces MDNKEPVLVIGAGPAGLAAAFQCTRRSRRVRVLEAADRVGGISRTEEYKGYLFDIGGHRFFTKIKRIDRLWREMLGNDFIRVARMSRIYYQGRFFNYPLECANALINLGLIESVLIVLSYLRAQLKTRGEEDTFEQWVCNRFGRRLYATFFKTYTEKVWGIPCHEIRADWAAQRIKGLSLTVALANALFGGRNTKSLIDAFDYPVRGPGLMWQRFQEAIEAADGEVRLNTEVVRLEHDQGRVGMVVSRCQGKTRRFSVEQVISSIPVTRLVQLLDPPPPEPVLAAARGLSYRAFLIVCLIVDRADLFPDQWIYVHSSEVRVGRIQNFKNWSAAMVPDPGTTSVGMEYFCNQGDDTWDMADNDLIRLAAAELGFLGLAEPGEVVDGCVIRQPGAYPVYDRDYRQHLAVIRQYLAGFANLQTVGRNGTHRYNNMDHSMQSGLLAAENLEGAGHDLWVVDEDDEYLEQEQRPDRPESDSIRLLNLTFARMDKVAIASAVGTVCGLLVFTATIWIISRGGDPTGSHLRLLSQYFIGYTVSMQGAFIAFAYTFFWTFLFAWLFAYIRNFILALYLFHIRKKTELLTLKDFFDHL; this is translated from the coding sequence ATGGATAACAAGGAACCGGTGCTGGTCATCGGGGCCGGGCCGGCAGGGCTGGCCGCGGCTTTTCAGTGTACCCGCCGGAGCAGGAGGGTCCGGGTCCTGGAGGCTGCCGACCGGGTCGGGGGCATCTCCCGGACCGAGGAATACAAGGGGTATCTTTTTGATATCGGCGGCCACCGTTTTTTCACCAAGATCAAGCGGATCGACCGTCTCTGGCGCGAGATGCTCGGCAATGACTTTATCCGGGTCGCCCGGATGTCCCGGATCTATTACCAGGGCCGTTTTTTCAACTATCCCCTGGAATGCGCCAATGCGCTTATCAATCTCGGCCTGATCGAGAGCGTGCTCATCGTCTTAAGCTATCTCCGGGCCCAGCTCAAAACCAGGGGGGAAGAGGATACCTTTGAGCAGTGGGTTTGCAACCGTTTCGGCCGGCGGCTCTATGCCACCTTTTTCAAGACCTATACCGAAAAGGTCTGGGGAATCCCCTGCCACGAGATCCGGGCCGACTGGGCCGCCCAGCGGATCAAGGGGTTGTCGCTGACCGTGGCCCTGGCCAATGCCCTGTTCGGCGGCCGTAATACAAAAAGCCTTATTGATGCCTTTGATTACCCGGTCCGTGGACCGGGCCTGATGTGGCAGCGTTTTCAGGAGGCAATCGAGGCGGCCGACGGTGAGGTGCGGCTCAACACCGAGGTGGTTCGACTGGAGCATGACCAGGGGCGGGTCGGCATGGTTGTCAGCCGTTGTCAGGGCAAGACCCGGCGGTTCTCCGTTGAGCAGGTTATTTCCAGTATCCCGGTTACCAGGCTGGTACAGCTTCTCGACCCCCCTCCGCCGGAGCCGGTGCTTGCCGCGGCCAGGGGGCTCAGCTACCGTGCCTTTTTGATCGTCTGCCTGATCGTTGACCGGGCCGACCTTTTTCCGGACCAGTGGATCTATGTCCACAGTTCAGAGGTCCGGGTCGGCCGGATCCAGAACTTTAAGAACTGGAGCGCGGCCATGGTGCCTGATCCCGGAACCACCAGTGTGGGGATGGAGTATTTTTGCAACCAGGGCGACGATACCTGGGACATGGCTGACAATGATCTGATTCGGCTGGCCGCGGCCGAACTGGGCTTCCTCGGCCTGGCTGAACCGGGTGAGGTGGTGGACGGCTGCGTGATCCGGCAGCCCGGGGCCTACCCGGTCTATGACCGTGACTATCGCCAACACCTGGCTGTTATCCGCCAGTATCTCGCCGGCTTTGCCAACCTCCAGACCGTGGGCCGCAACGGCACCCATCGCTATAATAACATGGATCATTCGATGCAGAGCGGGCTCCTGGCCGCGGAGAATCTGGAAGGGGCCGGTCATGATCTATGGGTGGTGGATGAAGACGATGAGTATCTGGAACAGGAACAGCGCCCCGACAGGCCGGAATCAGACTCGATCAGGCTCTTGAACCTGACCTTTGCCCGGATGGACAAGGTGGCCATCGCCTCTGCCGTGGGTACGGTCTGCGGCCTGCTGGTCTTTACGGCGACCATCTGGATCATCAGCCGGGGCGGTGATCCGACCGGGTCGCATCTGCGGCTGCTGTCCCAGTATTTCATCGGTTACACCGTTTCAATGCAAGGCGCCTTTATCGCCTTTGCCTACACCTTTTTCTGGACCTTTTTATTTGCCTGGCTTTTTGCCTATATCCGCAATTTTATTCTGGCCCTTTACCTGTTTCATATCAGGAAAAAGACCGAGTTGTTGACCTTAAAGGATTTTTTTGATCATCTCTAA